The following proteins come from a genomic window of Clostridium cylindrosporum DSM 605:
- a CDS encoding CD1247 N-terminal domain-containing protein, with amino-acid sequence MENLMKKAAYLKGLCDGLDISESTKEGKVLLAIVDMLEEMTQEIGEINELYEELDSYVESIDEAVLEIEEVLFEDEDHECDCGCHDEDGYVEIECPNCGDQIFLDEGMFEDEDEIICPNCDEPISFESSCGGCDCSCEETEE; translated from the coding sequence ATGGAAAATCTAATGAAAAAAGCAGCATACTTAAAGGGACTGTGTGATGGACTTGATATTTCAGAAAGCACAAAGGAAGGAAAGGTTCTTCTAGCAATAGTAGATATGCTTGAAGAGATGACTCAAGAAATTGGAGAAATAAATGAATTATATGAAGAATTAGATTCATATGTTGAATCAATTGATGAAGCAGTATTAGAAATTGAAGAGGTTCTATTCGAAGATGAGGACCATGAGTGTGATTGTGGATGCCATGATGAAGATGGATATGTAGAGATTGAATGTCCAAATTGTGGAGATCAGATTTTCCTTGATGAAGGAATGTTTGAAGATGAAGATGAAATAATTTGTCCTAATTGTGATGAGCCAATATCATTTGAATCTTCATGCGGAGGATGCGACTGTAGTTGCGAAGAGACAGAAGAGTAA
- the spoIIIAC gene encoding stage III sporulation protein AC, which produces MDVTLIFKIATIGVVVAVLDRLLDSMGKREQGSMLTVAGLLTVLLLVLGLITQLFSSIKSMFQF; this is translated from the coding sequence ATGGATGTAACTCTAATATTTAAAATAGCAACAATTGGGGTTGTGGTAGCGGTTCTAGATAGACTTCTAGACAGTATGGGAAAAAGAGAACAAGGATCTATGCTAACCGTTGCAGGTCTTTTAACAGTTCTATTACTGGTTTTAGGACTTATAACTCAACTTTTTTCAAGCATAAAGTCTATGTTCCAATTTTAG
- the efp gene encoding elongation factor P → MITAGDFRKGSTFEYDGQVLTIIDFMHVKPGKGAAFVRTKTRNVKTGAVLEKTFNPTEKFPEAVIERKEMQYLYNDGELYYFMDMASYDQVPLDFAKVEDSIKYIKENEFAIIKFFKGEAFSVEAPNFVELEVVETEPGVKGDTATNVTKPAKVETGATFNVPIFINQGDKIRIDTRTGDYMSRA, encoded by the coding sequence ATGATTACAGCAGGAGATTTTAGAAAAGGTAGTACTTTTGAGTATGATGGACAAGTACTTACAATAATTGACTTTATGCACGTAAAACCAGGAAAGGGAGCTGCTTTCGTTAGAACAAAAACAAGAAACGTTAAAACTGGGGCAGTACTTGAAAAAACTTTTAACCCAACTGAAAAATTCCCAGAAGCAGTAATCGAAAGAAAAGAGATGCAATACCTATATAATGATGGAGAATTATACTACTTTATGGATATGGCATCATATGATCAAGTTCCACTTGACTTTGCAAAGGTTGAAGATTCTATAAAGTATATTAAGGAAAATGAATTCGCTATTATTAAGTTCTTTAAAGGTGAAGCATTCTCAGTTGAAGCTCCTAACTTTGTTGAACTAGAAGTTGTTGAAACAGAGCCAGGTGTTAAGGGAGATACTGCAACAAATGTAACTAAACCAGCTAAGGTTGAAACAGGAGCTACATTTAATGTTCCTATATTCATTAACCAAGGAGACAAAATAAGAATTGATACTAGAACAGGTGACTATATGTCACGTGCTTAG
- the spoIIIAB gene encoding stage III sporulation protein SpoIIIAB produces MLKVIGSILVIMSTTLVGFYYSRMFSERLKQIRELQYSLNMLESEIIYSASPLIQAMEYVAERSRAPINEFFRVFSEKLYKKEIEGILEGFQSTMMEFKGKLRLEKDEIDTLASFVKSLESSDLEGQKANFNITMKKLEGFEKRAEESMTKNEKLYKYLGVCSGLLVVIILV; encoded by the coding sequence TTGTTAAAAGTTATTGGGAGTATACTTGTTATTATGTCTACGACTCTTGTAGGTTTTTATTATTCTAGGATGTTTTCAGAGAGATTAAAACAAATAAGGGAATTACAATATTCCCTAAATATGCTTGAGTCCGAAATAATTTACTCAGCATCTCCTTTGATTCAAGCTATGGAGTATGTAGCAGAAAGAAGTAGAGCACCTATTAATGAATTTTTTAGAGTTTTTTCAGAAAAGCTTTATAAAAAAGAAATAGAGGGTATCCTAGAGGGGTTCCAAAGTACCATGATGGAATTTAAGGGTAAGTTAAGGCTAGAAAAAGATGAAATAGACACACTAGCATCATTCGTTAAATCCTTAGAAAGTAGTGATTTAGAAGGGCAGAAAGCAAATTTTAATATAACTATGAAAAAGTTAGAGGGATTTGAAAAAAGAGCAGAGGAGTCTATGACTAAAAACGAAAAGTTATATAAATATTTAGGAGTATGTAGTGGACTACTTGTAGTTATAATACTAGTTTAA
- the spoIIIAA gene encoding stage III sporulation protein AA: protein MQTEYDEKIIEMIDRDIFSALPENISSVLRKLHNNDISKIEEIRLRINRPLMISISGEDRCVMRDGKISRIVLGDFLISRSDIEKTLQLMSNFSVYAIEEDLKQGFITLKGGHRVGMVGRVVTENKKIKTMKNLSGMNIRVAREVKNCSLNLLNRLYQGDIKHTLIVSPPGCGKTTLLRDIVRNLSDGNRDLSLKGYKVGIVDERSEIAGCFMGIPQRDVGIRSDVLDGCPKVQGMTMLLRSMSPEIIAVDEIGSLEDAVAIEDAINSGVKIIATVHGKSICEINKRIGIRSLLEKDAFEKVVILSRKKGPGTIEEIINLTKV, encoded by the coding sequence TTGCAAACTGAATATGATGAAAAAATCATTGAAATGATTGATAGAGATATATTTTCAGCTTTACCGGAAAATATATCATCTGTGCTTAGAAAGTTACATAATAATGATATTTCAAAGATCGAAGAAATAAGACTTAGAATAAATAGACCACTTATGATAAGTATAAGTGGAGAGGATCGTTGTGTAATGAGAGATGGAAAGATATCTCGAATAGTATTAGGAGATTTCTTGATTAGCAGAAGTGATATAGAAAAAACTTTGCAGTTAATGAGTAACTTTTCTGTATATGCAATTGAAGAAGATTTAAAGCAAGGATTTATTACTTTAAAAGGTGGACATAGAGTTGGAATGGTTGGGAGAGTTGTAACTGAAAATAAGAAAATAAAAACAATGAAAAATCTTTCAGGTATGAATATAAGAGTAGCAAGAGAAGTTAAAAATTGCTCTTTAAATTTACTTAACAGGTTATATCAAGGAGACATAAAACATACATTAATAGTGTCACCACCTGGATGTGGCAAAACAACTTTGTTAAGAGATATAGTTAGAAATTTAAGTGATGGAAATAGAGATTTATCTTTAAAAGGATACAAAGTAGGTATAGTTGACGAAAGATCTGAAATAGCAGGATGCTTTATGGGAATTCCTCAAAGAGATGTAGGCATTCGCAGTGATGTATTAGATGGATGTCCAAAGGTTCAAGGCATGACTATGCTATTAAGGTCTATGTCTCCGGAGATTATTGCAGTTGACGAAATTGGGAGTCTTGAGGATGCAGTAGCTATAGAAGATGCAATAAATTCTGGAGTTAAAATTATAGCAACTGTACATGGAAAAAGTATATGTGAAATTAATAAAAGAATAGGAATTAGAAGTTTACTAGAAAAGGATGCCTTTGAAAAAGTAGTTATACTAAGTAGAAAAAAAGGTCCAGGAACAATTGAAGAAATAATTAACCTAACAAAAGTATAA
- a CDS encoding M24 family metallopeptidase: MIAKRLENFRKKLIESSIDAALISNDYNRNYLSGFTGDESYILITDSKAYFITDSRFTQQAREEVKDYEVLEYKHSVESCIKDILIKNNIAILGIEEGYVTLKKYEGYRENFTNVEIVKLESLIENLRIIKDESEIELISKAANIADKAFEYILSFIKEGISELDVAIELELYMKKLGASSLSFPTIVASGERSSLPHGVATDKLIRNGDFVTLDFGCVYKGYCSDMTRTVVVGKATEEQKKIYNLVLKANEEALKCAKPGVKCSELDKVARDIIIKGGYGEKFGHGLGHGVGREIHESPRVSPKGTHTLEPGMVITDEPGIYIEGTGGVRIEDLLVITQDGCRVLSKSPKSLIEL, translated from the coding sequence ATGATAGCTAAAAGACTTGAAAACTTTAGAAAGAAACTAATAGAATCAAGTATTGACGCAGCATTAATTTCTAATGATTATAACAGAAATTATCTTTCAGGATTTACAGGTGACGAAAGTTATATATTAATTACAGATTCAAAGGCTTACTTTATAACAGACTCTAGATTTACTCAGCAGGCTAGAGAAGAGGTTAAAGATTATGAAGTCTTAGAGTATAAACATAGCGTTGAATCATGTATCAAGGATATTTTAATTAAGAACAATATAGCTATTCTAGGAATAGAGGAAGGTTATGTAACTCTTAAAAAATATGAAGGCTATAGGGAAAATTTTACTAATGTAGAAATCGTAAAACTAGAATCATTAATAGAAAATTTAAGAATAATAAAGGATGAAAGTGAAATAGAATTAATTTCTAAAGCTGCTAATATAGCTGATAAAGCTTTTGAATATATTTTATCCTTTATAAAAGAAGGGATTTCAGAGCTTGATGTAGCAATTGAGCTTGAATTATATATGAAAAAGTTAGGAGCATCTAGCCTTTCATTTCCGACTATTGTTGCATCAGGAGAAAGATCCTCACTTCCACATGGAGTGGCAACAGATAAGCTAATAAGAAATGGGGATTTTGTAACTCTTGATTTTGGATGTGTATATAAAGGATATTGCTCTGATATGACTAGAACTGTTGTAGTAGGCAAAGCTACAGAGGAGCAAAAGAAAATATATAATTTGGTTCTTAAAGCAAATGAGGAGGCACTTAAGTGTGCAAAGCCAGGAGTAAAATGCTCTGAGCTTGATAAAGTTGCAAGAGACATAATTATAAAAGGCGGTTATGGAGAAAAGTTTGGCCATGGACTTGGTCATGGAGTTGGGCGTGAAATTCATGAATCTCCAAGAGTTAGTCCAAAGGGAACACATACTTTAGAGCCTGGAATGGTTATAACCGATGAGCCTGGAATTTATATTGAAGGTACTGGTGGGGTTAGAATAGAAGACCTTTTGGTTATAACTCAAGATGGTTGTAGGGTTCTTTCAAAGTCGCCAAAGTCATTGATTGAATTATAA